A stretch of the Fusarium musae strain F31 chromosome 2, whole genome shotgun sequence genome encodes the following:
- a CDS encoding hypothetical protein (EggNog:ENOG41) has protein sequence MSRERLTFEEIAESAELAVNKLHREYPSQGPGKRDKLGAGEGDGGLYYNYANSSHGTQR, from the exons ATGTCCAGGGAGAGATTGACGTTTGAAGAGATAGCAGAGTCCGCTGAGCTTGCAGTCAACAAACTGCATCGTGAG TACCCTTCTCAAGGCCCAGGAAAGCGCGATAAGCTCGGTGCAGGAGAGGGTGACGGAGGTCTATACTACAACTATGCCAACAGTAGTCATGGAACCCAAAGATAG
- a CDS encoding hypothetical protein (EggNog:ENOG41), producing the protein MANAKYTVEIPEDAVWVTNWDELQAAPRFAGVLLPKYGGFVIEVDEKIVLATDEQMSKEVLDLLTDLEKNDPQSEGEQTTPNKRDILQTMSQSNTEIHESIDPEATCCSSEGGIAYKNLSPDQKEISDILRNMDRDPDLLGLADLGRDGVFRFLDADRNIHYAVPLRPALVKALIDRLPYDPEVEAFWRGVDGTKVPEEQWYNPPEGILPPPLTEEERREEREIMEKNRDKIDKVREDLKKGIHRERLVFIESDNKLE; encoded by the exons ATGGCGAACGCCAAATACACCGTTGAAATCCCAGAAGATGCTGTCTGGGTCACCAACTGGGACGAGCTGCAAGCTGCCCCTCGATTCGCAGGAGTTCTCCTCCCCAAGTATGGAGGCTTTGTCATTGAAGTCGATGAGAAGATTGTCTTGGCTACGGATGAACAAATGAGTAAGGAAGTGCTCGACTTGCTCACGGATTTGGAGAAAAACGACCCACAGTCTGAGGGCGAGCAGACTACTCCCAACAAGAGAGAC atcttgcagACGATGTCTCAATCCAATACAGAGATTCACGAATCAATCGATCCTGAAGCAACATGCTGCAGCAGCGAAGGCGGTATCGCCTACAAAAACCTTTCACCTGATCAAAAAGAAATAAGCGACATTCTGCGCAACATGGATCGCGATCCTGATCTATTGGGTCTTGCAGACCTCGGCAGAGACGGAGTTTTCCGCTTCCTCGACGCTGATCGCAACATTCACTACGCCGTTCCTCTGCGACCTGCACTTGTCAAAGCCCTTATTGATCGTTTACCCTACGATCCGGAAGTTGAGGCATTTTGGCGTGGCGTGGATGGGACGAAAGTGCCTGAAGAGCAGTGGTATAACCCGCCCGAAGGAATACTTCCTCCGCCTTtgacggaggaggagaggagggaagaaagagagattATGGAGAAGAATAGAGATAAGATTGATAAGGTGAGGGAGGATCTGAAGAAGGGGATTCATCGGGAGCGTCTTGTATTTATAGAATCGGATAACAAGCTCGAGTAA
- a CDS encoding hypothetical protein (EggNog:ENOG41) encodes MCESALHNLDYYCSTALTCRYTLPLSLQAFINHDRVLRRFDQAIAQTVLQFPLLQVGLVGEGTKKPAWVSLPSLDLADHVSWDVRPNSKDYERAFEANLEYQLDAKFESVETRPGWRICLMRTRTDDFVDVMYIWSHANHDGMGAKIFHQTLLQSLNYPVSSSLLRRGSRVMTTSICKDNFPQPQEKLAKHNLSLGYACSEIWHGLCPSCFHSEESKALWAPIQADPYITRFKAIDIDALTLKKLLSQCRENDTTLTGLIHGIVLACLSVDINEGNTDAFQVATAMDHRKFLRKELRPSKYASLDLDNSIQNCTASLTHLFDHEIVSDMRAQARINNWPAQPIEDLEPTIWKAAQQIRRDIEKRLDTGVDDNIVGLMKVVSDWHDYLKSLERRPRDLSWEVTNLGVIDGKSEDDGFVVGRARFSLSGNVVGPAIQISMVSVKDGDLSIEVSWQDLPEIREDAQRLVENMRAWLLYLGA; translated from the coding sequence ATGTGCGAATCAGCTCTGCATAATCTCGACTACTACTGCAGTACAGCCCTCACTTGCCGCTACACACTCCCGCTATCTCTCCAGgccttcatcaaccatgaCCGAGTCCTCCGACGCTTCGACCAGGCGATTGCCCAAACCGTCCTCCAGTTTCCCTTGCTACAAGTCGGCCTCGTCGGTGAGGGTACGAAAAAGCCTGCTTGGGTGTCGCTCCCGTCGCTTGATCTCGCAGACCATGTATCTTGGGATGTCCGGCCGAACTCGAAGGACTATGAGAGGGCGTTTGAAGCGAATCTGGAGTATCAGCTCGACGCCAAGTTTGAGAGTGTTGAGACGAGGCCGGGGTGGAGAATATGTCTGATGCGAACGAGGACAGACGACTTTGTTGATGTGATGTATATCTGGAGCCATGCTAACCACGATGGCATGGGTGCCAAGATCTTTCACCAAACACTACTCCAAAGCCTCAACTACCCAGTTTCTTCATCACTACTTCGAAGAGGATCTCGAGTCATGACAACTTCTATATGCAAGGACAACTTTCCCCAACCACAGGAGAAGCTCGCCAAGCATAACTTGAGCTTGGGGTATGCCTGTTCAGAGATCTGGCATGGtctttgtccttcttgcTTCCACTCAGAAGAGTCAAAAGCTCTCTGGGCGCCTATCCAGGCTGACCCTTACATCACACGTTTCAAGGCCATTGATATTGATGCCCTTACcttgaagaagctcttgagccAGTGCCGAGAGAATGATACGACACTTACAGGCCTTATCCACGGGATTGTTCTAGCTTGTCTATCCGTTGACATCAATGAGGGCAACACCGATGCCTTCCAAGTCGCAACAGCAATGGATCATCGAAAGTTCTTGCGCAAGGAGCTTCGGCCGTCAAAATACGCATCTCTTGATCTCGATAATAGTATTCAGAACTGCACTGCGTCCCTCACCCATCTTTTCGACCACGAAATCGTCAGCGACATGCGAGCCCAAGCACGTATTAACAATTGGCCCGCCCAACCCATCGAAGATCTAGAGCCCACGATCTGGAAAGCAGCACAGCAAATCCGCAGAGATATCGAAAAGCGCCTCGACACTGGTGTAGACGATAATATCGTCGGCTTGATGAAGGTGGTGTCTGACTGGCATGACTATCTCAAGTCATTGGAAAGAAGACCTCGAGATTTATCATGGGAGGTTACGAATCTTGGTGTTATTGATGGCAagagtgaggatgatggcTTTGTGGTGGGAAGGGCGAGGTTTTCACTGAGTGGAAATGTTGTTGGGCCGGCGATTCAGATCAGTATGGTCTCAGTGAAGGATGGAGATTTGTCGATTGAGGTGTCTTGGCAGGACTTGCCGGAGATTCGTGAGGATGCTCAGAGGTTGGTGGAGAACATGCGAGCTTGGTTGTTGTATTTGGGTGCTTGA
- a CDS encoding hypothetical protein (EggNog:ENOG41), with protein sequence MLTITALCMIIAFFLVYPIILLMESSTVLCDLINKPVAKHTVRKWESVLRAFVFTPLVIAGLVAGIIAMGSSDHFRTEHGVIGLVTVVFAGFASLLYFFDFFFGSRMARTIMGMRWRQNLKYFDMFVCQVILMLSGFVLTDGFDDLSVMGLCYIQISLAWAVSIGMIAAFVWNSAMVLMTAQWFLVRRARPNGGVANTNNRMWRLVRFRRRRREPSPEPTTQAYEMGSSSETSETCGRGTD encoded by the exons ATGTTGACGATTACAGCGTTATGCATGATCATCgcattcttcttggtgtATCCTATTATTCTGCTCATGGAGTCAAGTACAGTGCTATGTGATCTGATCAATAAACCTGTCGCAAAGCATACTGTTCGGAAATGGGAGTCTGTACTCCGAGCCTTTGTCTTTACGCCCCTCGTCATCGCTGGACTAGTGGCGGGAATCATCGCAATGGGCTCATCGGATCATTTCAGAACTGAACACGGG GTCATTGGGCTCGTCACTGTAGTGTTTGCAGGCTTCGCATCGCTACTGTActtcttcgacttcttctttggctcaAGAATGGCTCGAACAATCATGGGGATGCGCTGGCGTCAAAATCTCAAATACTTCGACATGTTCGTCTGCCAAGTCATCCTCATGCTCTCCGGCTTCGTCCTAACCGACGGTTTCGACGATCTCTCCGTCATGGGCCTATGCTACATCCAGATCTCGCTCGCATGGGCAGTATCTATCGGCATGATAGCAGCGTTTGTCTGGAACAGTGCCATGGTCTTGATGACAGCTCAGTGGTTTCTGGTCCGTCGAGCACGACCCAACGGAGGcgtcgccaacaccaacaacagaaTGTGGAGGCTCGTGCGCTTCCGCCGTCGTCGTCGCGAACCATCACCAGAGCCTACTACGCAAGCATACGAAATGGGCTCGTCATCAGAAACGTCTGAAACTTGCGGTCGGGGAACGGACTGA